The Fimbriimonadaceae bacterium nucleotide sequence CTGGCACCCCTTCAGGGTCTGCAAGCAGTGCCGCTAACAAGTGTTCAGGCTCGATCGCCTGAACTTCGGCGTCGGCGGCGACACGCTGGGCGTCCTGGAAGGCTTCCTGCGCCTTGATCGTGAGCTTATCAAACCTCATCTTGACTCTACTATTATCAAATAACTCCACCGAGGCTCGCTCAAGTTTCCTTGGCCTAGGCCCGCGGCCGGTACGGCACTGTGCCGGTGCTTTTGCCTGTTATCAAAGAGTCTCGCAAAAATGTAGCGCAGTGCGATATGACAGGATATAATAGCGTGGTGAACTGCCCGTGTAGGGTTGTTTCTTAGTAGAGGTTAAACAAAATGGCAAAATTCGGGCGAACCGCCCTCTTCTCGCTTCTCGCGGGCTTGACCACTGCCGCTAGCGCCCAAATCGTCAACGGGGACTTTGAGACCGGAAGTCTGGGCCCGTGGGTCGTCGGCTTTACGAGCAACGGTGCCACCCAGGTCCAGGACGTCGTCCGGTACGACATCGACGGGCCGGGGCCGAAGGGCACGAACTTCGCATCTCGGTTCCAGGTCGGCAACGCCAACACACCAAACCAACAGAACCAGGGCGTCATCGTGACCCAGAACATCACCCTTATCGGTGGCACGAACTACACCCTGTCCTTCGACTACTCCTCGTTTAACTTTGGAGCTTCGAACAATGCGGACGGAGGCTACTACGCGGTCTTCGTGAACGGGTCGCAGCTTGGCGGCGTCGAGACGGGCGCCATCAATGTGGGCGCTTCTAGCTACGGGAGCGTCAACGCAAACTTCCTTGCGAACACCACTGGGGTTTATCAGGTCGGCTTCGTCATCGGACGCGACTTTTTGTCGACCGCCTCGATCTACCAGTACGTGGACAACTTCGAGGTCGTGCCGGAGCCCGCGACGATGCTCGTCCTCGGCTCGGGACTCGCGGCTCTCGCCGCCCGCCGCAGGAAAGTCTGAACCTAGGCTCACAAAGGCGTCAGATCCCCGTTCGGTCGCCGAGCGGGGATCGACTATTTGCCGATACAAAAGTCCGCGAAGACGCGCTCCAGGATGTCCGGCGTCGCCGTCTCCCCCGTGACCTCGCCCAGGTGGCGGAGGGCGGCGCGGAGGTCCACTGAAGCAGGGTCGGTGGGCAAGCCGGACGCAAAAGTCTCCTGCGCCCGCGCCAGCGCTTCACGGGCTTGCTGGAGCGGGGCCGCGTGCCGAGCGGCGATCGGCGCCAGGCCGCCCGCCCCGAGTCCCTTCGGAACGTGGGTGAGGAGAGCGTCCACCCCTTCGCCCGTGAGAGCGGAAACGTTCTCCCCGAAGTCCGACCGGGCGAGGTCGCACTTGTTGGCCACATAGAGGTCGGCCCGGGGAAGCTGCTCCTCGCCGGGCCAGGGAAGGGTCGCGTCCCAAACGTACCAAACCTGGTCGGCCTCCTCCATCGCCTGGATCGAGCGGCGCACCCCTTCCGTTTCCACCTCGTCCGCGGTTTCGCGCAGACCGGCTGTGTCCACGAAGCGGCATAAGAGCCCGTCGATCTCGACGAGTTCCTCAAGCGTGTCGCGGGTGGTGCCCGCATGGGGGGAGACGATCGCCCGCGACCGCCGCAAGACCGCGTTGAAGAGGGAAGACTTGCCCGCGTTCGGGGGGCCGACCAAGGCAATCGTGAAGCCCTCGCGGACGTGCCGCCCCCTCTTCTGGGTCTCCAGCATGGCCCGGATCTGCTCCTCCGCGTCTCCGCAAAGGGCGGCGGCCAGTCCCCGGTCCACCTCGCCGACCTCCTCGCTGAAGTCGGTGCTCGCCTCAACCATCGCCAGGACTCGGACGATGGGCGACCTTGCCGCTTCGACCTGCTCGAGCAGCCCGCCCTCCCGCTGACGGTTCGCCAACTTCAGCTGCGCTTCTGTGAGCGCTGCCACCGTGTCGCGCACGGCCTCCGCCTGGGTGAGGTCGATGCGGCCGTTCATAAAGGCGCGGTACGTAAACTCGCCCGGCTCCGCCGTCCTTGCCCCCGCCTGAAGGCAGGCTTCGAGAAGGGCCCGGACTGAGGCCGGCGAGCCGTGGGTGCTGAGCTCGACCGACTGCTCGCCCGTATAGGACGCGCCTTCGGCGAAGGGAAGGGCAAGCCCGTCGTCCCCGTGGCGGAAACGACCAAAGAGGGCTGATCTCGCGACGACCGTTTCGGGCCAGGGAGCGAAGACCTGGCTTGCGACGGACCACGAGCGCGGCCCGCTCAGTCGAACGGCCGCGACCGCGCCGCCGGGAGCCGTGATCGGAGCGACGATGGTGTCGGTGAGGTCCACTCCGCCATTGTGCCGCGGGCCCGCCCGCCCCTTGTGCGAGCGGGCTGCGTGCATTTCGCCAGATCGCATGGCTTCCAAGTGCCACAATGCTCGGCAATGAGACTTTTCCTCGACACCGGCATGGTCGACGAGGTTCGCCGGGCCGCTGAGTGGGGCGTCCTCGACGGCGTCACCACAAACCCGACCCTCATCGCCAAGGCCGGCCGGGGCTTTCGCGAGACCGTGCTCGAGATCTGCGACGCCTGCCCCGGCGGCGCGATCAGCGCCGAAGTCGTCGCCACCGACTATGAGACCATGCTCAAGGAAGCCGAGGAAATCGCCTCCTGGCACCCGCAGATCGTCGTCAAGGTGCCGATGATCGAGAGCGGGGTCCGCCTCGTCTCGGAACTCTCCGAGCGCGGGATTAGGACGAACGTGACCCTGGTCTTCAGCGTGAGCCAGGCCCTCCTTGCCGCGAAAGCGGGCGCGACCTTCATCAGCAACTTCGTAGGGCGCGTGGACGACGTTTCTGGCGACGGCATGGAGGCGGTCGAGGCGACTGTCGAAATGGTCGAGGACTACGGCTTTGAGAGCGAGGTGCTGGTCGCGAGCGTCCGGCACCCCATGCATGTGGCGCAGGCCCTGGCGTGCCGCGCCCACATCGCCACAATGCCCTTTAACGTTATGGCCCAGCTCTTTAAGCACCCCCTGACCGACAACGGCCTCACCCGGTTCCTGGACGATTGGCGCGAAGCGGGACTCAGCATCTTCGACCGCGCGGCGGTGTCGAATTGACGCGCACGCTTTGGCTGACGCTCCTGGCGGCGGCGATATTGCTGCTGGCCGGATGCCAGCAGCCGCCCGCGAGCGAAGACCCGGCCACCCCCGGTAGCCCGGCACCCGCCACCACGACAGGCACCGTCTCCGAAGTCCAGGCGGAGAAGCCCGCTGGGGAACCGGTCACGCCCGTCGAGAAGAAGGCAGAGAAGCCCAAGGGCGACGTCTCCAAAGCCGACCCTAAGCTCTTCGGCACCTACAAACTGATGCTCACGGCGGCGCAGATGAAGCAGATCGACGACGAGCTTGCCAAGGTGAAAGCCGCGGCGGCCGCGGGCGAAAAGGACGCGGCTGCGGCCCTGCCGATGATCGAGCAGGCGGCCCAGGCGGCCAAGAACATGACCCTCACCTTCACGAAGGACGCGCGGTACAAGGCCAACTTGCCGGGACAGGCGGCGATCGGCGCCATTCGGGTCAACGGCAAGTCCGTCACGCTCGTGCCGGACGATCCGCCCGAAGCGGGCAGCGGCCTCCCTCCGGAGACCGTGGTCACTTTCGACGCGGCCAAAGGCACACTTACCATGACATCGCCTGGCGACGACGAGGTCATGACCTTTAAGAAACAGTAACGTCGGGCAAGTCCATCCCTGGCGAGCCGTCGCCGGGGATCCACCCCTACTTTAGGCGTTTTGGCACGGTTGCAAGCCCAGAAGTGCCCTCCGATGTGGGCCAGTCCTGAGCGAACGGGCATCGACCGGTGCACAATCGTCGGGTAACGGTTGCCTCAGGGGGCCGCCGTCGCCCCCAAATCCCCCAGGACGAGACTCATATGCCCCGTTCCCACCCACTGGAACTCATCCGCAATATCGGTATCGCCGCCCACATCGACGCGGGCAAGACAACGACGACCGAGCGCATCCTCTATTACACCGGTAAGACGCACAAGATCGGTGAAGTGCACGAGGGCGCGGCCACCATGGACTGGATGGAGCAAGAGCAGGAGCGAGGCATCACGATCACGTCAGCCGCCACCTCGTGCTTCTGGCGCGGCAGCAATGAAGACAAGCCCGAGCACAAGATCAACATCATCGACACGCCGGGCCACGTCGACTTCACGGTCGAGGTCGAGCGCTCGTTGCGCGTGCTCGACGGCCTTGTCGCCGTCTATTGCGCGGTCGGCGGCGTCCAGCCGCAGTCCGAAACGGTCTGGCGCCAGGCGAACAAGTACAAAGTTCCGCGGATCGCCTACATCAACAAGATGGACCGCCTTGGCGCGGACTTCTTCTCGGTCGTGACCCGCATGCGGGAGCGCCTGGGCGCGAACGCGGCCCCGATCGTCATCCCGATCGGCGCTGAGAGCGACTTCCAAGGCTATATCGACCTGCTCACGATGAAGGCCACGGTCTACACCAGCGACGACGGCAAGACTTTCGACATCCGGGACATTCCCGAGAACCTGCAGGCGACCGCCGACGAATACCGCGAAAAACTGATCGAGTCGATCTCCGACTTCGACGACACGATCATGGAGCGGTTCTTGA carries:
- a CDS encoding PEP-CTERM sorting domain-containing protein, whose amino-acid sequence is MAKFGRTALFSLLAGLTTAASAQIVNGDFETGSLGPWVVGFTSNGATQVQDVVRYDIDGPGPKGTNFASRFQVGNANTPNQQNQGVIVTQNITLIGGTNYTLSFDYSSFNFGASNNADGGYYAVFVNGSQLGGVETGAINVGASSYGSVNANFLANTTGVYQVGFVIGRDFLSTASIYQYVDNFEVVPEPATMLVLGSGLAALAARRRKV
- the mnmE gene encoding tRNA uridine-5-carboxymethylaminomethyl(34) synthesis GTPase MnmE, encoding MDLTDTIVAPITAPGGAVAAVRLSGPRSWSVASQVFAPWPETVVARSALFGRFRHGDDGLALPFAEGASYTGEQSVELSTHGSPASVRALLEACLQAGARTAEPGEFTYRAFMNGRIDLTQAEAVRDTVAALTEAQLKLANRQREGGLLEQVEAARSPIVRVLAMVEASTDFSEEVGEVDRGLAAALCGDAEEQIRAMLETQKRGRHVREGFTIALVGPPNAGKSSLFNAVLRRSRAIVSPHAGTTRDTLEELVEIDGLLCRFVDTAGLRETADEVETEGVRRSIQAMEEADQVWYVWDATLPWPGEEQLPRADLYVANKCDLARSDFGENVSALTGEGVDALLTHVPKGLGAGGLAPIAARHAAPLQQAREALARAQETFASGLPTDPASVDLRAALRHLGEVTGETATPDILERVFADFCIGK
- the fsa gene encoding fructose-6-phosphate aldolase, with product MRLFLDTGMVDEVRRAAEWGVLDGVTTNPTLIAKAGRGFRETVLEICDACPGGAISAEVVATDYETMLKEAEEIASWHPQIVVKVPMIESGVRLVSELSERGIRTNVTLVFSVSQALLAAKAGATFISNFVGRVDDVSGDGMEAVEATVEMVEDYGFESEVLVASVRHPMHVAQALACRAHIATMPFNVMAQLFKHPLTDNGLTRFLDDWREAGLSIFDRAAVSN